The window CGCTGCAGCTTGGCGATTTCTCTGGAGCGCTTGGCTTCTTCAATCGCGCGCAGCGGATCGATCCCAATGACGGCGAAATGCTGGCAGGCCTTGGCCAGGTCGCTGTGCGAAGGGGTGAAGGCGCGATTGCAGTGCAATTGTTCGCCAATGCGGAGGCTGCCGGCGAGAACATGCGCCGCCATGCAGCAGCGCGCGGGTTGGCCTACGATCTGGTTGGTAACAACGCCCGCGCGCAGAGATATTATCGTCAGGCGCTGGCTCGCGAGGAGAGCAATGACGTGATCCGCCGCCTCGCGCTCAGCTATGCGATTTCGGGCGATGCCGAGGCTTCGGATGCAACGCTGCTGCCACTCCTCCAGCGTCAGGATCGCGCGGCTTACCGAACCCGCGCTTTTGCGCTGGCGATTTTGGGGCGTGATGAAGAGGCGGTATCGATCGCCGAAACGATGTTGCCCGCGCGCCTTTCAGGTCGGCTCGCGCCTTACCTTCGCTATATGCCCAGCCTCACCCGTGCGCAGCAGGCGGCGGCGGCCAATTTGGGGCGTTTCCCCAATGCGTCCGACATCGGCCGCGATACGCCGCAGATCGCTGCACTGTCCGAGAGTGCAGATCCGGTCGCGCCTCCCGCATCGAGCAGCGATCGCCTCACCCCCGCTGGCGAGCCGCTCGGGCGGACCGCAGCGCCGCTGGTGGATGAGAATGGGGAGCTTCCGGCACTTGCAGAAGCGGAGATGCCGCCGAGTTCGGTAGCGGAGGCTGAGCCGCCGATGGTTACGCGGGCCCCGGTTGAGCAAGCTCCCGAACCCGTAGTGGTCGCTGTTCTCGACGAGCCTGTACAAGCTCCGGCTGTAAACCCGCCTGCCGCCGATGCGAGGCCATCTTTCACGATTTCCGAAGCTCCAGCGCCCGCTTCCGAAGTCGCTTCGACCGGCGATCCGGCGGTTGAGCAGGTCATTGCGCAAACCGAAGAGCGCAGCGCGGAGCAACTGGGACTTGAAGAGGCTTTTGCCGACTTCGTCCTTCCATCCAGCGGCACTGTAGCGCCCAGCAGCGGAGCGGTGGACATCACCACCATCGAGCCTGCGCGCGAGGAAGTGGAGGAGGCACCGCCGCCCCCGCCAGCGAATACGAGCCGCCATTGGGTGCAGGTTGCCACTGGACAGGACACATCCGCCTTCCGCTTCGACTGGCGGCGGATTGTGCGCAATGCGAACGGGCTGCTCGATGATCGCGAGGCGTACACCGCGCCATGGAACGCGACCAACCGGCTGGTGACCGGACCTTTCGATTCGGCCCGCGATGCGCAGGATTTTGTCTCCGAACTGGCCGAAGCGGGCGTCGATGCGTTCCGATTCACCAGCGCTGAAGGCGAAGAAGTGCGTCCGCTCGATTGATCGGGCGATCAGGCCGCTCCCTCGGGCGGGGCCGATTTGTGCACACCTTGTAAACAAGCCAGACGAGTTTTGCCCGACCGTTTTGGCCGCTCCGATTGCGCCAAATATGCCTTACGACGCATTAAGCTCTGCATGATCTTTTCGCGCAGAAATCACGCATGAACACCGATCGTGCGACGATGGAACCGGCCGATGATGCGGCCCCGGTAGAAATGCTCGCAGCGCTGTTTGAAGCCCATGGCTGGGCCTTCGAACAGGTCAGCGATGATGAAGTTACCGTAGAGATTCCAGGCAGTTGGACGACATACCAGCTGCGCGCGATCTGGCGGCGCGAAGATCATGTCCTGCAATTGCTCTGCCTGCCCGAGATCCGCGTGGGCGATGACAAGCGGCAGGTCGCCTTCGAGCTCCTCGCGCTGATCAACGAACAGCTATGGCTCGGCCATTTCGATATCTGGTCGCAGGGCGGAATGCTGCTCTATCGCCACGGCCTGATGCTGGGCGATGACGGCATGCTGAGCATCGACATGGCGCAGATGGCCATCGAATCGGCCGTGGCCGAATGCGATCGCTTCTACCCGGCTTTCCAATTCGTGCTGTGGGGTGACAAGGCACCGCGCGCTGCGCTCGATGCCGCTTTGGTCGATGCTGCGGGCGAAGCCTGAGCCGCAAGGCTTGAGACTTTTCGCCAACCGCCTACATCCGCTGCAACTGCGGAGATAAACATGAGCAAAACGGCAAAAATCCTACTGATCGGTTGCGGCAATATGACCGGGGCCATGCTGGAAGGCTGGCTGGCTGCGGGCCTGCCCAAGGAAAGCTTCACCGTTGTCACCCCCACGCGCGAAAGCGTGCCGGGCGATGTGGAACTGCTGCGCGAAGTGCCCACAGACCGGGAATTCGACGCGGTGCTGCTGGGGTTCAAGCCCTATATGCTCGGCGATATCGCGCCCACTTTGCAGGGCGTGACTGGCCCCGGCACGATTGTCCTGTCGGTGCTCGCCGGCGTCCAGCTCGATACGCTGCGCTCGAACTTTCCCGATGCGCAGGCGGTTGTCCGCGTCATGCCGAACCTCGCTTGCGCCATGGGCAAATCTCCCGTCGCCCTTGCAGAAGAGGGATTGGAAGAAGAAGGGCGGGAAGCGATCTTTGCTTTTCATGAGCCGCTCGGCACGCCCGCATGGGTCGGTGAGGACCGGTTCGACCTCGTCACCGCGCTGGCAGGCAGCGGTCCGGCATTTGTCTATCGCTTCATCGACGCGCTCAGCACCGCCGCCGTCCGGCTCGGCCTCAAGGAAGATCAGGCGCGCGAATTGGCAGTCGCGATGACCGAAGGCGCAGCCGCGCTTGCCCAGCAATCGGAACACGCTCCGGGCAAGCTGGCGGATATGGTCGCGAGCCCCGGCGGCGTGACTCGCAAAGGCATGGATGTGCTCGATGAAGACGAAGCGTTGACCCAACTGATGACCAAATGCTTGCGTGCAGCACGCGATCGCAGCGCGGAAATGGCCCGGGAAGCGCGCGAATAGGCGGTTTCAAGGGTTAACGCGCGGAGCTGGTGACAGTCTCCGGTTTTCCTTGAAAATCACTCGCAAAATGCCAATATTACCTGTGATCCGGTTCGCTATGGTGTGGCCGGGCTAAAGGAGTTTTGGAAAACATGGCAAATTGGA is drawn from Aurantiacibacter sp. MUD61 and contains these coding sequences:
- a CDS encoding YbjN domain-containing protein, whose protein sequence is MNTDRATMEPADDAAPVEMLAALFEAHGWAFEQVSDDEVTVEIPGSWTTYQLRAIWRREDHVLQLLCLPEIRVGDDKRQVAFELLALINEQLWLGHFDIWSQGGMLLYRHGLMLGDDGMLSIDMAQMAIESAVAECDRFYPAFQFVLWGDKAPRAALDAALVDAAGEA
- a CDS encoding tetratricopeptide repeat protein, coding for MIRSRLFLCQLTIPAFVAAFPLLAASSAQAQEVVQSLPDPAQAELAAAMQRLSRNPENMRALLDAGNASLQLGDFSGALGFFNRAQRIDPNDGEMLAGLGQVAVRRGEGAIAVQLFANAEAAGENMRRHAAARGLAYDLVGNNARAQRYYRQALAREESNDVIRRLALSYAISGDAEASDATLLPLLQRQDRAAYRTRAFALAILGRDEEAVSIAETMLPARLSGRLAPYLRYMPSLTRAQQAAAANLGRFPNASDIGRDTPQIAALSESADPVAPPASSSDRLTPAGEPLGRTAAPLVDENGELPALAEAEMPPSSVAEAEPPMVTRAPVEQAPEPVVVAVLDEPVQAPAVNPPAADARPSFTISEAPAPASEVASTGDPAVEQVIAQTEERSAEQLGLEEAFADFVLPSSGTVAPSSGAVDITTIEPAREEVEEAPPPPPANTSRHWVQVATGQDTSAFRFDWRRIVRNANGLLDDREAYTAPWNATNRLVTGPFDSARDAQDFVSELAEAGVDAFRFTSAEGEEVRPLD
- the proC gene encoding pyrroline-5-carboxylate reductase, whose product is MSKTAKILLIGCGNMTGAMLEGWLAAGLPKESFTVVTPTRESVPGDVELLREVPTDREFDAVLLGFKPYMLGDIAPTLQGVTGPGTIVLSVLAGVQLDTLRSNFPDAQAVVRVMPNLACAMGKSPVALAEEGLEEEGREAIFAFHEPLGTPAWVGEDRFDLVTALAGSGPAFVYRFIDALSTAAVRLGLKEDQARELAVAMTEGAAALAQQSEHAPGKLADMVASPGGVTRKGMDVLDEDEALTQLMTKCLRAARDRSAEMAREARE